Part of the Raphanus sativus cultivar WK10039 unplaced genomic scaffold, ASM80110v3 Scaffold1403, whole genome shotgun sequence genome, ttttttttttgatattgttATTTAAGAGATTTAAGACAATTTATCAACTTTAATTCATTGAGTAATGAGTAATAAATAATGTAAACGAAATTTTATGCTGGGATTTCAAATACATTACTACAGTAAAGGAAATTTTGTATGATATAACTTTTTCACTTTATGAAAGAATGGTCGTACAACCTGATGAGTGACCTTTGCTGATCTCTATGTGAGATCCCAAAAATAAACCAATGGAACTTTCCTGACAAAACTAACACATCCCAAAAAGACAAGACGCAATGTGTGCAGTAGTGAGCAACGTAGTCTGAAGAGTACATAAAATCTCCcccacccaaaaaaaaaaaatctctccCTTATGAGTATACCCAATCCAGAAGTGACGCAAAACACAACACCAGAACCATGCAAGACGAAGAAGACTTCAGACCATCATCTGGGTCAATCAATCTCACCAAAACATTCAAATCTTCTGACCGCAACCACACGGGAATCGTATCTATTACTTTGATCATCCAGACTTTAAGATCATATAGCAGGAACAGGAGTAACAGCAACTTCTGCTGCCTtcttttgcttctccttctcGATTTCCACTCTTCTCACCTCTGCGTGTTGTGCTATTCCGTTTGCAATCGCCTGATAAGTGAAGTCCAGTGACTGGTTAAGGTTCTGAAACCTCTGCGCGTCTGATGCCTGCATAACTGTTTAAAGGACAAGGATGCGAATAAGCAAGGTGTTCACTGGTCTCTATAGTATCGTGTGCCCCGAGAATGGTGATCAGAAGATTTTATATAGCGGTACCTCTGATAGCGTCGACAAAGAATACAAAGGCATCCACCTCATCGATGGGTGACTGGAACACATCGTCATCGCTAAAGTCATCATAAGAATCATCGTCATCTTCATCAACATATCTGAAGGACTTGGCCTGGAAAACGAACAAGCGAATTGGCAAAGAGTCAGTTCCAGAAAAAGTAGAGCATATTTGGCAGAGGAAGTGATACAAGCACTTGACAAACCTGTGCAGCTAACTTCTGCAGTTTCATGCTTTCTGCTTCATCTCCATCCTCTGTATCATCCATGCCCATCTCCCCATCAGACCCATCATCATCCTCGTCCTCATCAGTCTCGAGTCCATTCATCTCATCCTCATAATCTATTTCTGTCACCTTTGCTGCTTCTGAGAGAGATATCGGAAAGGGAATAATTGTAAACGTTACCACGCCAAGTAGAGAGAAAAAGGATCATGTGCATAACATACCAGCTAGCTGATTCTTATATGCAACTAGAAGATCAAGTGTTGCCCTGAAAACACGTTGCAGAGCTTCGTCGGGGAATTGACCACCAGGGAGAGCAAGTAACGAAGTCAAACCCAAGCAGCAAACCTTTTTATCATGTTCCCTAGTAAAAAAAGGAGCAACCGCCTTATCAGTTGACCGTTACACTTAAAGCTACCACGAACAAGATAGGACCTAATGAATAGCATCAAATATACCTTTTGAAATTTACTGGCAGGccactctttttcttttgttgcaaCATCTGGAACCAAATATCAAACACTGTTGAAGCAAGCCCTGTGTTATGCAACACACCAAGCGTCAAACCTGGATTGTAGTAAAGCATATTTGCCACCTGCCAATACacatcatgattttttttttgaggactTGTgatcaacaaagaaaaaaatttagctGTAGCAGATATATGGTGGTTCTCTTGCAAAGAAAGTTCAATTAATCATTGTAAACATCAACACAGCAATGGAATAAATTCATGCAAGCCCGCCTGATTCATATAAAACAATGATGGAAATTTGGAATCACAGCCACACAGTTCTTACCACTTGTATAAGAAGAGATTTTAAGTATGAAGTCTCTGCTCGTTGTAACCGATCAATAGTGAGTCGTAGATATGGTTCAACCCACTGATCCACCTGCCCTTTGCAATTCTGGAAAACAACTTCAATAAGCTTTGGAGCTGCTTCAATTTCACTGTCTTCTATGTTTCTGTCGGTCATAAGCTGTAGAAACAGAAACGCGAGATATAAATTAGCTATGAAGGTAACAAATGGTATTGTATGTAAGTGATGAGTGATTTGCTGGGGTATAAAAACTTGGAAAACGTTTATACATGTACAACATCTTCACTCAACGGCAGCAAGAATTGTTATATTTAATGCTAAATGAATATGTTTTTACTGTTACCCAATACACTCGCGGCCAATAATACTGTGCCAGAAGGCATGGGTAACTCGCAATTTATGTTATACTAATGGAAGATTTTATCCTTCATGACACGTACGAAAATTTATACCCTTACAGATCAGAATATAACAAGTACAGACCACATACATGAACTCTTAACTATTGGAAGATATACTTACAGTTGAAAGAACATTATATAGGCTTTGCTGGTAGTCGGGCTCCTTGCAAGTGAGGAAACGAGCAGTTCCCCTTGATATAAAATTGTCCATCGGAGCCAAAATATctacattttcaaaaaaataacttaGTGAATGGAAGTTCCGCAGTGTCAGAGTGAACTATACAGAAAAACAGGTACGAGAGAAGCCATACTTGGAAAGTAATCAATTGCCCAATCGTTCAACGCTTCCACGATCAATGGCCAGAGACCCCATATGCCCAAGGAAATGTTAGGTGAATAAAAGGTCATATATGATGCAATCTCCAAAACTTCTTCAAATACATCTGCCAAAGAAAATAGGATGAGAATTTAAATGCTTTAGTttctatttgaaaaaaaaaaattgatcatgAGTTCTAGTGCTGCTACACGACAAAAggcttacaaaaaaaaaaaaagacaacggCTATATGTCCTATCTGAAAATGCATACTATTACTGAAGGAATTTAATCAAAATGGCGAACAATTCAGTTCAAAAGTCCATCATCTATACACAACATAACTTAAATATGCTTGTAGTCCACAAACTAAGGACTAGAGGTAAATGAGAAAAACTCTAGAAGTATTTTAATACATCAGTTTACCTTGGCCATCACTGGTCAACATTTTCTGCAGTATTGGAAGTATCGTTGGTTCTATTTCAACAAACAGCTGAGGAAGACTGCTGACAGATTCAAGGATTGTACTTATGGCACGCAAACAACCAACTGCAGCTAAAGCTCCCATATCATCCGAATCATCACTGGCTTCTGACGTGTTTAAGCACCTCCAAAATGCAGCCGCCTGAGTAAAAAGAGAGGCAGGAATAAATATATCTCAAAgttcaaattattcaaaacaaCTATACACATGAGCGAGCTCATTTTCTTACCAGATTTTGGCATAATCCAAAAGCATACGGAGCCATCTCCTCACCGAACTTATCGACAATGGTCTCCAAAGTAAAAACAAGGTCTTCGTTCTCTACCTCATTCATGAGTTTGAAAAATTCTGATAGGAACAATATTACCATTAAGTTAAAGTATTAGTTTACTCCGACGATACAGACCATCTGGTTTTTATGAAAAGGTTTACCTACCATCAAGTAATTGAGGGAGGATTGGACGTATCTCATTCAAATCTGCAAGTGTGACCAGAGTTATAATCAGCCACATACAGACATTCAAAAAGACAATGCACACGGGTAAACAAATGCAAACAGAATCACACATATAAATGCATAGGAGAGAAGCACATACCCTCGCACGCCTCAACAAATGAACGTAATGCAAAAACTGAATCAACACGGACAGGAAGATCAGGATCGCGCATTCCCGCGACAACACTATGTAGTGCTTTACGAAAGTTGTTCTGATCTGAGAAGTTGATATAGGCATATTGCCCGGCTACCCATGCGGCCTACGTCCAAAAGAAACATCAAGGGGCTACCAAAGAATATACTATCTAATACTGGACATGAAATAGGAAGTTTATCCTAAAATATCCACAACTTTGTAGCATTCGCCCAAGTATAGCAATCAtttatcatttctttttatttctcctCTCGTTCAACAATTCTTTGAAGAAATGATACACagaaagtttttaaataaattgagAAGTATTCCTACTATGGCAACCATGGATTGCTGAGGCATCCATGACAAGGTTTAAGAAGCCAAAACAGTAAATACCTTCGCTCTAAGATGTCCAGCTGGACTATTGAATTCCGGAAAAATATGTTGCACTAACATATGCTCCAGCTCAGATTTATAGGGATCGGTTTGCTTCAGTTTATCATAAAGTGCTCCAACAGCAAGCATCGCGCCATCTTTTCGACGATAAGGCTTATGTTCAGCAGGAGCTTCGTCATAACTATAAAAAGTGGGAAAACAAGTTCACAACAGGAAGAAGAAGACCGAAGCAGAAGAGCTCAAATGGAATACCTCCTGAAGATCCCTACAACAAACTGAACAAATTTCGGAAGGTTCTCTTTCCCACGTTTTTGGACCAATTCATTTACAAAATCCATAGACGCTGTTCTCGGACTGTACAAGTCTTCAATAATATCTGCAATGCAGCACAGAAAATATCATTCAATCTAATATCTTTGAAACTTCTCAGGAAGTCACACTATTTTTAATACTTACTGTAACCTTTCCTCACATATTCATGTGGGTCTTCCTCCCAAAGTTTTTGATCAGAGTCATTAAAGCACATTAGAGGGAAAACAATCTCATAGAGCAGAACATCCAGCCGAGGCAGCAGCAAATTGTACATGCTTTTCATCGAAATGCTGCAGAAACAATGAATTAGTGTCGAAGGATAAAGAACTCCCTTCAACAAGAAATAATACCACATGCCAAAATACAGGGAGAAATGGCAAAATACACTGAACACATGATAAGGTCGAATAGTGTGAAATTACTAATAAAACAAACAGATAACCATCTAAAAGTTTCTAATTAAAATCAGCAAGTATAAATACGTTGACCAAAAACCAAATCTATAATGCCAGGGAAATGAGAATTTA contains:
- the LOC130504186 gene encoding importin beta-like SAD2, which produces MDLPSLALILRAAALSPNPDERKASEQQLNQLQHTPQHLVRLLQIAVDGNCDMAVRQIASIQFKNFIAKHWSPEGSGAGEQQQRILQSDKELVRDNILVYVTQVPTLLRSQLGECLKTIIYADYPEQWPRLLDWVNYNLQNQQIYGALFVLRILSRKYEFKSDEERTPVTRIVEETFPLLLNIFNGLIQIENPSLEIAELMKLICKIFWSSIYLDLPKRLYDINLFNAWMVLFLSVSERPVPVEGQPMDPELRKSWGWWKVKKWTVQILNRLYSRFGDPKLQTPECKPFAQMFQKSYAGRILEGYLNLLNTIRVGGYLPDRIINLLLKYISNSISMKSMYNLLLPRLDVLLYEIVFPLMCFNDSDQKLWEEDPHEYVRKGYNIIEDLYSPRTASMDFVNELVQKRGKENLPKFVQFVVGIFRSYDEAPAEHKPYRRKDGAMLAVGALYDKLKQTDPYKSELEHMLVQHIFPEFNSPAGHLRAKAAWVAGQYAYINFSDQNNFRKALHSVVAGMRDPDLPVRVDSVFALRSFVEACEDLNEIRPILPQLLDEFFKLMNEVENEDLVFTLETIVDKFGEEMAPYAFGLCQNLAAAFWRCLNTSEASDDSDDMGALAAVGCLRAISTILESVSSLPQLFVEIEPTILPILQKMLTSDGQDVFEEVLEIASYMTFYSPNISLGIWGLWPLIVEALNDWAIDYFPNILAPMDNFISRGTARFLTCKEPDYQQSLYNVLSTLMTDRNIEDSEIEAAPKLIEVVFQNCKGQVDQWVEPYLRLTIDRLQRAETSYLKSLLIQVVANMLYYNPGLTLGVLHNTGLASTVFDIWFQMLQQKKKSGLPVNFKREHDKKVCCLGLTSLLALPGGQFPDEALQRVFRATLDLLVAYKNQLAEAAKVTEIDYEDEMNGLETDEDEDDDGSDGEMGMDDTEDGDEAESMKLQKLAAQAKSFRYVDEDDDDSYDDFSDDDVFQSPIDEVDAFVFFVDAIRVMQASDAQRFQNLNQSLDFTYQAIANGIAQHAEVRRVEIEKEKQKKAAEVAVTPVPAI